The Phalacrocorax aristotelis chromosome 2, bGulAri2.1, whole genome shotgun sequence region ACCTATTTTTGGGGGtcattttgaaatcttttgTAAATTATACTTGGGGAAAATAGTGAATTTATTACAGCCCTCATCTGGCTAAATTAGCCGCAGAAAATTGCTGGTTATGTTTAGCAGTTTTGCAATAAACGCATACGCTTCCCAAAGTGGAGGATTTAGTAAGCAATTTGGATCCGTTAAAAGCAGGTCGATTCTTTAAACCTGATATAAAATAACATGGAGGTAATAGTAAGAATAAACTAATTTGTTGACTGCAAGCCCCTGATTGCTGGAGGAGGAACATGACCTAAAATGTTCTCCTCTTGAAAGCTCCCTCTCCTCGATTGTGCTCTGTGGCAGTGGGCCGATTCGGGAAGCCTCCTCTTGCAGATATTTTAAGTACAAATCATTTGATTTGCCTTTCAGGGATCTATGAATTAATAGCATTGCTATACTTCGTGAAAACCAAATGCCATCTGGTTTAAATCCTTAAACCAGACCAAccaacttcccccccccccccccccccgtaaaACTGAATCAGCAGGCTGCATGacagaaagcataaaaataagaGGATGTATCTTTTGAGAGTGTTTTATCtagttatggaaaaaaaaagaaaccaaaacctaaGCAAACCTTTACAAAAATCTGGGTCAGGAAAGGGTCGCTTTTGAATTTTTCCATTGCTGCAACAGTTAACctttaataaaaacaaccactaaatatttaagaaaaatcaagtagatggtgaaaattatttaatcatAAATATCTCTGTGGGATTTTAAACTTAACAGTCCTCCCTGTATGGAATATGTGTAGAAATAACACAAATAAAAGTATTATGCCACAGTACATTTACTTTATGGGTTTAGGGTGCATGCATAAAGGGATCATATTTCCCCATATAGTTAAAACACAAGAACTGCAGCAGTAGTCATTTCTGAACATTTCTCAATTTAATTATACTTAAATCCAGAAGCACTTTAGGCAAGTTACAAATGAGAGCATTGAGTATAATAAAACCTGTAATAAAGCAACTTAGTACCATCCACCCGGAATCATTGAGATCAGGCACAATTAACAGGAGCATAAATCCAAGACAGAATGGAAAATGTTAGAATCAGTATTATTGTTGGACAAAGACTAGAGAGGGAAGTAATAGTTTTTTAAATGGTAATGCCTGGGTTTTGTAACGATTGCGAAATCTTCTATCTCAGCAGCACTGGTGTTAATTTGTAAACACAGCCAGACATTATATTGCCTGTCAGTTTTTGGAATTAGAAAACACGATTTCATTTGACTTTCTAATCACGTCGTGACTCCGCCGCGCGAACCCCAGCTGTAGCCGCCACCGCGGAACCTGCGAGGGGACAATAGTGGGGAGCCCGGGGTGCGTGGGGCCGCCTGCCGCgtcccccgcccgccccccaaACCCCCGCCCTCCGGCACCCCACCGGTCCCCCCTCCTTTGTGCTCTCCCTCCCGCGGGCGCCGGAGCGGGGAAGGGCCCGGCCGGGGCTGCTTcccggggaggagggagggaaaaggagggaaggaaggaagaagcccGCAGAAGCTGGAGGCCACTTGGGTGTCCGGCTCGGCCGGGCAAGCCCCCGAGGGTGTGGGGgtggtttattatttttttcttcttcttgggGAAGAGCGGGGAGGGATGCGGGATTCCTCCTGATAAAGAAAATCCCCCCCAAATCCCGTCTCCCCCCCACCTCAGGATCCCTTGTTTCCCGCACCATTACCCGGggaggggacacacacacaacttCTCCCGcaccccagccctccccgccTTTTGTTGTGGCTGTACGTTTACATCCCTGCCTGTTCCTTTTGTTGCAGCACGTAGAAGACCCCGGTATTAACATCCCAGATCAAACTGTAATTAAGAAAGGTAAGCCGTTTCCCCGCGCATACCAAACATGTCGTCACAGGCTGGGGACTACTTGTGGGGAGGACTTACCCggcctcccaccccccacctcccccccccaaaaaaaaacccaaaaccacacaccCTCAGCCCCCCGGCCTCTTCCTCCCCCTGGCACGTACTGCTGGCCAAAAGGTTGGAGGTAGAGAAAGAAAACGGTGTGATGCGGCTTGAAATAGGTTCAACCCGCTTCTTAAATGGCCACGTTTGCTGggtattttaattattgttgcgttaaggaggaaaaaatgctaGCAGATGATCTAGAAAATCTGAGCCGATGTTTTAGCGCGTTAGCAAACAATTCGGTTTGATGGTTTGCCCCGTGCATCTGGCCGAGCGGCTGGGTTTAATCGTTGTTGGTAAACTGGGCTGTGAAAGAGTAGTTGTTCCTCCTTCTTGgggttttcttatttaaatcaCGGCGGTGGGGAGGTGGGCTGGTGGAGAACAAGGGGCGAGTTTCTGGAAACTGATGGCTATCCGTCAGGGCGGTTCGGTTTTCGTTGGCTTTGTGTTGGCTTGCTCCACTTGGAATTTGAATTGCTCAGAAACTGCTCCCCAAACggtgcaaaatatttctggcGTGTTTTCACTCGCTTTTCCTTTCCCCGTCTATTCTTCGGACGACCGAAGGATGGGGAAAGGTGGCACAGGGCGGTGTTCGCAAAGGACGTTCTCGGTGTTAAAGCGATGGGTTTGCGTTTGGATCCCGTGTAGGGAGCTGCTCTCGGAGTAAAACTCGCGGGGCCGAACGCGTGGTTAAGCTGCCGCCTGCTCCGAGGGGTGCCACAGCCGTGCGGCAGCCCAGAATTTGGGTACCCCGGCTGCCACCGGAGCAAGGTGCTGTAGGGAGCCGCTCTCGTCTCTAATTGCTTGCACAGCCAGTGAGctcaaagtttcttttttttcccgccccccacccccccgtcTGTGAAGCCTTTGTCACGTCAAATTAGATGTGCAAGGGATAAATCTTAAGAGATGCTCTTTCCAAGTCGACATGATAATTGGCTCTTTTATTAGTAATCTCAAGAGTTCGTTTAACTCCTGTTGTATCTATTAGCCTTCCCAGAGCTATTAATGTCACAAGTGATCTATCCAAAAGCAGAGAGAGCCCCCCGCTCGGTCGGGCTGCGCCCGCCGAGAGGAGCGGGCTAGGgcggaggagaaggggaaggcggcggcggggctggcgggTCCCGGGGAGGGTCCCTCCGCTCGGGGAGGGACCGGCCCTTCtttttgggggcggggggggagcgggAAGCGACCGGCGCCGGGTGCCGTCGGGGCGCGCTCCCCCGCCGGGGTACACGCGCGTCTGCTCCTCGCTGCCTtacgggtttttttttccacgtcAAAAGTTGCGCGCTGCAGCCGCAGCGGGGGCGGGAGGCGCGGCGGCGCCGTCCGTCCCCGCGGGGGAGCCGGGCCGGTGTCCCGGGGCGGCGCTGGGGCCCGGCCtggccccgccgctccccccgggCACTGCCCGCCCTTCGGCAGCGCCCGTTGCGGGCCGGTCGGGCCCGTGACGTCCGACACTGACGTGATTTTAACAATTCTTTGCTGCGGGTGGAGGGTTGTCCCGCTGTctcgctctctctctctttctctcccgGCGAGCGGAGGGGtgcccccgccggccgccctGCCCCTCGCCTaccccctgctcccctccacccccccgccccgtaggcggtgcggggccggggctggccgCAGCAagcggccccccccgcccccgtccccgtccccccgcccGCTCCTCAccctcacctccctgctcctccctccctgcaggccCCGTGTCCCTCTCCAAGTCTAACAACAACGCCGTCTCCTCCATCCCCATCAACAAGGACACGCTCTTCGGCGGGGTGGTGAACCCCAACGAGGTCTTCTGCTCGGTGCCGGGCCGCCTCTCGCTGCTCAGCTCCACCTCCAAGTACAAGGTCACGGTGGCGGAAGTGCAGAGACGCCTCTCGCCGCCCGAGTGCCTCAACGCCTCCCTGCTGGGCGGAGTGCTCCGGAGGTGAGGGGCGGGCGGACGCAGGAGGCGGGATGGCGGCGGCGAGCAACGCCCGCTGCCGCCCCGacgggccgggctgggccgggccgggcgggaggaaggaggaggaggaggatgacgAGGAGGAGGGCCcacgcggggcggcggggccgcccgccgcTAGGGGTCGGGGCGCGCGCGGCCGCCAGGGCAGCGCCgcgaggcggggggggggggggggcgctgtAACCATGGCAACGTGCAGCCTCGTGTGGCCACGCTTCGGGCCCATGGGGCAGGGTGCCGTGTGTGTGTCCCTCCCCGGCCACGCTGTCCCGTCACGGCGATGAACGCCCCCCCACGCACCCACCCACCCGCCCTGGGAGCGGGGAGGTTACGGCTGGGCACCCCGCCGTGGGCACCCACACTTGCTGCCCTGGGCTTGTGACCTCACCCAGGCAATTACGCAGCGCCAGGGCAGGGCATAACATTGAAGATTAATTAAACCGGCTCCCACCTCCACCGGTCCGGCTCTGCCACAGATGGGCTGTCTAGGGACGAGCAGAAGGGCAGCCATGCCCCGTGGTGGTAACGGGGGCTGTGACCTTACAAATCGGCCACCTCCCGTAACGCCTGGGCCGCTGTCTGTGGGGAGAAGCTGCCCCCCAGGTCCATGGCACCCTGGGAGCTCAGGTGGCCGCCTCAGGGGTCCAGCCCTGGCCACAAGGTACCAGGGGTCCCCACCGGCTTGGGGGGGCTGATCCGGACCTTAGTTCCCCTGTTCCCTCCAAAGCCATCCAAAGCCCATCCTTACGTCTGAGACTCAGCTTTCAGCAACACTCGCTTCTCAGCCCCCCACAACACCCACCCCCACCAAACCCTTTACTCCCCTCTGTGGGAAGGCGATGTTTCAGGGGATGCGGGAGTGGGGacctccccccgcccagccccaTTTCTCAATGCCTTTTTGTGTGGACCAGGGCAAAGTCTAAAAACGGCGGGCGATCTCTGAGGGAGAAACTGGACAAAATAGGATTAAACCTGCCAGCCGGGAGGCGTAAAGCTGCTAACGTTACCTTGCTCACGTCGCTCGTGGAGGGTAAGTGACTCAAAGAGTCGGGAGGGCTCGTTTGGAAAAACGTGCCTGTTGCTTTTGCCTAAACGGGAGAAAACTTGGTGTTGGGCTGGGTCTTGTTTTGTCCCCCCAGTCAGTGCTGACTGTTGGAAATTGGAAGGGCGTTATTTTCTGtgcctcaggaaaaaaatgttaattttgtgcctttgctttttgttttaacctGAAACGGGCCTGCGTGGGTCCTGCAGACTCAGCATTGCGTTCTgccatttatttgcttttaagtttCCCAGTTAGACATTTTCAGGGCCCCATTTTTCCCCCTCGTTCAAGTGAGTAATCCCTCCCCAGAGTAAGTGGATCTCATTGGGAGCAGCATGGGAAGGATCCCTGTGAACGGGGGCTGCAGCCCTGTAAGAGACCCCCAAGTGTTGAGTTACGGGGAGCAGAGCCTCTAATGCTTCACCACCGTCCTTCTGCCACAGGTGGACAACCAAGCaattttaaatgtcagaaaCTGCAGCTATTTTAAGTCTGTTCTCCCTCCCAGCCCGCAGCCACATAACAGTAAATCATTTAAGTTTTCTGACATCTGCATTTGAGAAATGCGTGACCATTACTTCCTGAATTAATTTGGGAATCCTTGACCTCAGTCATGAATTAACGGTGTTCTGAAAGCCTCAAAGtcgcaccaccaccaccccccgcTCCCTTTTGGTTCTCATTTTCAGAACACGTGTTCCCTTGGCTGTACTGTTctcctctgctttgctctggcCAGAAAAGGTGCAACTTACTTTCGATAGCTTGGGATGCCCTGTGCTGTCAGAACCGGGAGGCGGGAAGCTCAAGTGTTTGCAGTCGTTTAGTTTTGAAGCAGTTGCGGCGTCACGCTGGCTGGCACAAAGTAAGACCGATGCCAGCAAATAggtcttcctcctttcccctcacTTACGGGTTTGACTGCATTTTAGACCGGTTCAAGTCTGCAAAGTGCTTTTAAGCTTGGCCCGGGCTGCGCGGGTTTAGCTTAAGTTTGGTTGTGTAGGAGGGagtttgttgctttgttttgttgtcGCTTCGCATTCTGCGAGAAATGTTTCATGTTCAAAGCGACGGGGTAAGAAGCGCTGCGCGATGccaggcttcattttttttgaaCATCAGGATAAGTGGCCGCACTATATTTATACTGCGTGAAAATTACTGCGTCTTCACGTTTTTGAAAAGGCTTTGCAATTGCATCGAGGCACTGTAGTAAAAAATCACGAGGGGAAGACTTGTAAAGAGTCTAGATTTGGTAGATGCTTAACATTATTTGTGATGTTAATGAATATGGAGAAGGTTTTATGGTAATCTAGTGTTCTGTTTGGCTTCCGCATGCGATGGCTTTAGaggaatgattttaaaaaaaaaaagaaacaaaaccagaggcCCGATCTCCAGATAACTCAGCGATGGTGGCTAATTTTGGGGGGGATGATAGTATAAACATTGCTGGGGCTTTGAGTCCTGTAGCGATGAGGCAGTTTCTAGAGTACTGTTATTGTTTATGATCCGCTCCATTTTATGGAAACAAGCTCACTGGACTGAGGCTTTGAAGCTCTAATTGGCGCATGCGTTCTTCCGGAGCTAGAGCTAATGGCAGGAAGCCCTGCAGTAAAAACCAACTGGTTCaggaaattaaaaccaaagatTTGAAAATCAACAAAACAGACAGACTCGGTGGAATGACCCTAAAATTCTCATGGTTAATCGTTTGGGGGTGAACGTATAATTATATGCGATCAAGTTAAATTTTAAACACTTAGCtgtttaatgcattttatttagaagaGCTCTAGGAGTAATTATGATCAATATTAATCATTGATGCATTGCAAAAGAATATAGAGAGGTGGCTGAGGCAAACAAACATTTCCAGAGTAAATAGCTGTGAACAAAACGTACATAAATGGCTGTGTATATGTATAGATATGTAAATCTAAGCACACATTCTGGGTGGATGGAGCCTGCCTGTCTAGAAGTATCTATCTGTTAGTCAatgtaaacttaaaaaaattcttatgcGAGATTTCTCTTGTAACCATTGTcatgaaaatacacatttgcaTTGCCCTCGACTGAAGCAAAGAGAACTCCTGCAAGATAAGATGCGATTAGCATTTCTTACCCTgcctttttcaaagaaaaaaagtccaaGCTTTTGAGAAGAAAAGCCCAAGCAGAATgtagtgctgctttttttttgtttgttttaatggatttttgCCTCTGTGTGGATGTGTACTGATGAGCTGTGTGTTtccctcccatccccacccGTGCCTCCCTTTTCAGGAGAAGCAGTGCATCTAGCTAGAGATTTTGGGTACGTTTGTGAGACAGAATTTCCTGCCAAAGCAGTAGCTGAATTTCTCAACCGACAACATTCCGATCCAAACGAGCAAGTcacaagaaaaaacatgctTCTAGCTACAAAGTAAGACATTTACCTTTCTGGCATGTTGCTCAGAAGTGAGGGGGGGCAACAAACCCCGGGTTTGGGGCTTTTATTTGTGAGTGTTTGCCACGTAGCCGTAGCTGGTGGCTGATGGTTTTGCAAGTTGTGAAGGGGGTGTATTTGCCCTCCTGCTATAGGAGAACTCTATAACCCAGCTTGGTTTCCATCAAGTCAGTTCGCGCAGATCACCTTGCAAGCAAGTCGTGAAAATTGTGGGTGGATGTttagttaaagaaaaagcagtaactCTTCAGAGCAAAACATTCTCTGGGGCCTTTTCGCTTAGCTTATCAATTTAGgtggaaggaaggggaaggctTCCCATtgactgtaaaataaaactggcACGTTAAACTGATTTCAGTTCATTAAAATCGGCAATGGTTCGTTCTGCCTAAGCAGCTCTGTTACTTAGCGAATATAgggatattaaaaatatatttgaaatgacAATCTGCATGCAGTTAAAATGCTAGCGGAGGTTATCATTGGTGGGGCTTCCAGGTGGCGCgtgagaagaaaattattgttttgaTATGTTTGCTGGAAATTAAAAGGGTTGTTTAGTAGCCCTTAATTACCAGTGGAGGTGTCACCAAAGGGCACAGTGCCAGAGGGCGCAGGCAGAAGATGGGAGCCGCTTTATGGCTGGAAGACATTAACGCGGGTTTTAGAATAGAGACGGTTTCAACACGCCTGTGAGCTCTCCTGCTAGAAGGTGTGCTATTTCCCCAACCATTTGTGCAGCCAGTGGATGGTACAACCGAACCGCTGCACCGTGCCCTTGTATCCTCTCTTCCCAACTCCCTGGAAGGAAATTTCCAGACCCCAGTTAGCGTCAGCCTTCCCCTCTGTGGGAAGGTCCCTTTGGATTTGGAGATATAGATGTACCTATATAAATGTTTCAGAATACCCTAATTTAAAGCCTCGATTCCCCTCTCTGCCCTCACTCCTTCCTCCCAACACACAGGCGTGTTTTAGCCTTGTGAAGGAAGGGGCCTGCACCTCCCTCCAGttccaaaacaacaacaaaaaaaaggatctTCCAAGATGTGGATAAATCCCTGAACCTCCCTTTGGATATCACACCCCATCTATCCCCTTCGGCACGTTGCTGGGGAACTTTAAACTGCCTGTCTGCTCCGAAAcccagctgggcagggatgTGTGTTTGTGGGGGGCTGCGATACAGGGACTAGCGTGTGTGCGTCTGCGTGCCTGTTGTTTGCATGTTGGCTGGGGCCGGGGTGTGACGTGTACGCGCCGTCGTGTGTGCATGCGAGGTGAAGGGAAGAGGCTTGTTTGTGCCGGGGAGGTGTGAGAATTAGGGGAAAAGGTGCatagagaggagagggagaggcgAGAGAGCGCCTGTGCGCTCGGGGGCAGCAGCCCCCTTGATCCAGGGGCTTGTGTAACCTAGCAGGGAGCGTGCACAGGCTTTGCCGCCGCCAGTGATGGTTCAttgctctccctctctcttcccctccctccctgcctccctccctctgtctcTCTGCTCCATTTGTGCTACAGACAGATCTGTAAAGAGTTCACCGACCTGCTGGCTCAGGACCGATCTCCCCTGGGGAACTCACGGCCCAACCCCATTTTGGAGCCGGGCATCCAGAGCTGCCTGACCCACTTCAACCTCATCTCGCACGGCTTCGGGAGCCCGGCGGTGTGCGCTGCCGTCACCGCCCTGCAGAACTATCTCACCGAGGCACTCAAGGCCATGGACAAAATGTACCTCAGCAACAATCCCAACAGCCACACAGACAACAGCACCAAAAGCGGCGACAAAGAGGAGAAGCACCGAAAGTGAGGATATccatctccccccccccccccccccaacacacacacacatgctcctctcccttccccctcatAGCCCATCGATCCATtcatctccctcctccctctcccctgcacccagcaccccaggctACAGCAACAGAATGAGCGTCCTTCTGCCAATCCTGTTCTCTGACTCCGCAGGACTGCTCTGCCCTCTCCCCACACCCCTTCCCAGCATCCACATTTCCATTTGCTCCCTCTTAACttccccccttctctccctgctgccaccaTCGTTTTACCCCGGTTTGGAGCCTAAGAGAACAGAACAGGGGGACAGagccagcaaagaaaaaaaagttctgtcTTGAGTTtgtgaacttttttttaaaataaaacaaaaggaggaaaaaaaaacacaaaaaaaaacacaaaaaagaaaaggactttttttttctaaaaatatattaaaaaattaaaaaaaaaaccaaaaagaaataaataatactttaaaaattctaTGAGCTTCACCGGACTGAATCACCACCTTCCCTTACATAAACTTCAGTTAAGATTGTAGCCATATTAAAACCGAAAAAAAGCGAAAGAGgtaccacagcagcagcaacagcaaacaaacaaaaggcaaaaaggacTGATGACATTTTATCAGTATTGTGAATAAACTTGAACACAAAAcacaagcagttccatgtcaTATCTTCAGTTGTAGAACTTTTTCCTGTCCAAGGTAAAGCGACCAACTTGAACTTTCTATTGCAACACGATTCACGGTTATTATATAAGGGAATCAGTGttcatgtatgtatatatttatttatgtgtaATTTAATGGGAATTGTAAATATGGTGAGTCtgttttaagcctttttttatttatctggTGATCTCGTTTACCTCTTGTTTAGTGGGTTTTAAATCTTCCCCTCTTAGTTCATCATGTGGTTCATGGTACTTATTTAGATATCagaggttttttgggggtttttctcTGGGATTCATCATTTTTAGCCCTGTTGTAGCATGTTAAAGGCGACAATGAAGCAgctgaacaaataaaaaaccatgaatttttatatataattagTATGACATTTAGTTTCTTGTTGAAGATAAAGTGATGTTGGACCCTGGCAAGGTTTTAAAACATGTTAGTGGTTTTACAACCCTTATGTGTtgtggaaaatgaaagaagttattttcatCCACTGTCCTTCTCCTGAAAGCACCATCAGAGCAATAAATTAATATTGTCTTTTAAAACAAGActtagcttttctttccttcaccccctttttttctttctccctttcttttgtttttctttttctcccttttttttttttttgttttcccaaagaACTTCAAACATTTGGGACCACCTGGTATCCTGTATTTCCACTGGCCATATTGGAAGCAGTTATAGTTGTATTGTATTGAGTTGTGCCGGCAGTAGTTTCCATGCCTATCAATGTATCATAGTCCTTTGTTGCccagataaataaatatttgatacGCTTTATGTCgatttttttattcagtggCTGTCTTTACCCAGGCGTATTTTTGTTCTTGGCAGTATTTTTTATTCAGTATGGTTACAGTAATTGAGTTTAACTCTCCCTTGACAATTGCTCCTTGCAATAAGCAGCTGAACCCATTGTTTCCCTCAAGTATaataaaaacttactttcaACTTGGAGTTCAGAGCAGGGTATCATTTAGATATTCCACTGAGTCTGTATTCAGACAAATGACACAATAAAGCACAATGTATTCTTTTggataaaaaaaattgtctgtaCTACTAACAAAATGACAcactatcttttttttaaccaaaacataattttatttaaaaaataaagttttattttatttatgttgaCCTCTaggtttttatttatgtttacaCGTAGCGTGCAGAATTATAAGCCTATAAAATTTTGTATGTGCAGTTGTCCTAATGGAGAGCggagagtaaaaaaaaaaaaaacatcttgagaaggacatttttaaaagaatcatTACCGAGCAAATACCGAAAATCAGGCAGTATGAAAAAAACCTATATACTGGTGACTCAGAGCTGGGTGCTCCCTCcccctcaagaaaaaaaacaaaagctccGTAGTCGATGCCAACAAAATCATCTCACGGTTGTGAACTTTAGTGAAATCTTGCAGGAGACAGATTATTTCTGATTGATGGTTTGTGTTTTAGTGGAATGCACAGATTGACATTTTAAGATGGTTGTGTCAGTTTATAAGGGACTGAAATTTTTATCTTGAGTTCCTTTTTGTGGAAACCAGGTGTAAAACAGggaagtttgctttttttaaaaaaaaaaaattatggagtGTACGTCTTGAAGATGGGCTGTAAAAACATGTGAGAATCCAGACTTTGAATCTATTTTCTTTGGCCCAGGGGGTAGGTGAAGTCAGGATCAGGCTGGATTATATCATAGGAAGGGAGGCTAATGCAGTTTAGAATGTAAAGGCATTTTAAAGAGATGGTCTCCTTTAAGT contains the following coding sequences:
- the TFAP2A gene encoding transcription factor AP-2-alpha, with product MKMLWKLTDNIKYEECEERHDSTSNGTARLPQLGTVGQSPYTSAPPLSHTPNADFQPPYFPPPYQPIYPQSQDPYSHVNDPYSLNPLHAQPQPQHPGWPGQRQSQETGLLHTHRGLPHQLSGLDPRRDYRRHDDLLHAPHGLGSGLADLPLHSIPHAIEDVPHVEDPGINIPDQTVIKKGPVSLSKSNNNAVSSIPINKDTLFGGVVNPNEVFCSVPGRLSLLSSTSKYKVTVAEVQRRLSPPECLNASLLGGVLRRAKSKNGGRSLREKLDKIGLNLPAGRRKAANVTLLTSLVEGEAVHLARDFGYVCETEFPAKAVAEFLNRQHSDPNEQVTRKNMLLATKQICKEFTDLLAQDRSPLGNSRPNPILEPGIQSCLTHFNLISHGFGSPAVCAAVTALQNYLTEALKAMDKMYLSNNPNSHTDNSTKSGDKEEKHRK